In Brachypodium distachyon strain Bd21 chromosome 5, Brachypodium_distachyon_v3.0, whole genome shotgun sequence, the genomic window AGTTGACTAGAGACTAGAGAGGCAAACAAAGTTAACAAACACGATCGCATATTCCGGTAGTATCATTATTTCAGCTTGACCATATATGAGTTCGAAAAGATAATTGTGACATGCGTTCCTTCTCtcgcattttttttgtcaaatctTTGCTTTGTACAAGTGGATAAATTTTTACCTTTATCATTTGCGATTTTGCTAACAGTAAGTCGACTGTTTTTAAATTAAAGATAAGCTGACGTGCTCGTTCGTTGGATCTAACCAAAAGCACAGCACGTGAGAGTCTTGTGAGTGATCTTAATTCAACAATTATGATGCGTTAACTGAGATGTAAAGTTTTTACTTATAATCAGCACCTTAGATATATCCACGTTCCATTTTTGTACAGTTTGCAACAATATTTTCTTCACACACAGAAGACACAAGTTCACGTACATGCAAAAGGAACAATTTGACACTTCCCATTTTGCCATTCTTCACACTATCTAGCCATCGCACTAATTAACTGACAAACAAATATTGCATATAAAAATCTTGCTGGAATCCAAAACAAACACACGTCCCCTGCTCCTCTTGCCATATCTTTTCCATTCATGTAAATTTGCAACTTCCAAAACCTGCCACGGAGAGAAGAAATAAGGAATAAGATCACCTGAAGGCTGAAAGCTTCAAACATTTGAATTTGAACTGGTAGAAGGAGGAGGAatgaaggaaggaaggaagaagactgAATCATACATACTTGGATCGACGGtggtgatggcgccggtgtgGCCGAACTCGCAGTCGAACTCGTGCCCCCCGCTGCTCCGGAAATATAGATTCATGGCGTACGCCGCGTGCCCCTCCACCGTGTCCGGCTCATAGCAGCTTCCCCCCGGCCGAATCTCGCCACAATCgacgcccacgccgccgcccccttgCCCGCACGCGAAGTCGATGTTGTCCTGCAGCGCCACCAcgtccgccgccggcttcggcACGCACCATTGCCGCTGCCCTCCCTTCGTCGTgttcgtctccggcgccggcgttaCCTTCACGCTCACctcgggcgcggcggcggcggcggagaggatgCCGGCGTCGTAGACGGGGGAGAAGTCGTCGGCGCGGAAGAGCCCGAAGCGGCGCTCGGAGACGGGGCCGGGCCTCAGGTCCTCGTCGAAGAGGGAGCAGATGGAGACCTCGAAAGCGCGGCCCGGCATCAGTGGCGTGCCCACGCCGGACCCCAGGTGGCGGACCGCGTTCCGGTTGTACTCCGCCGCGAGGCttgccgcgcccgcgccggcggccggctccCAGTCCTCCCCCGCCGACGGCCACCCGGTCTCCGCCACGGCCAGATCCACGCCGTCCCCGAACCCTaaccgcgccatggccgcgtgGGCCGCGTCGAGCTCCGCGTCCAGCGCGTTCGTGTACAGCAGCCCCGTGCCCGGATCCATGACGCCCGCCGCAATGGAGGATCCCCGGAACAGCGCGAAGTCGAGGGCGCGGGTGTCGTTGTTGTTACcatcgtcgtctccggcgccggtgagGGCGTAGTACGGGTACGCGTTCACCATGAACGGCGCGCCCGTggcccggaggaaggcgagcaCGGGCTTCATGACCgtttcggcggcggcggagaacttgccggcggacggcggcgacgacgtggCGAGCACGCTCAACGAGTGCGCCGTGGAGACCTCGactgcgccggcgccggcgccggcgcccaggAGCGCGGCGTGGAGGTTCTCCATGGCAGGGGCGAGGGCCAGCGCGAGCGCCACGTCGGTCTGGGAGGCGACCTCGTGGCCCACGAGGATGCGTGACACGttgacgccggcggccacgtggAGCGCCACGTTGGCGCGCACCCAGCGGCGCGCCGAGGCCTGGCTGGCGGCCAGGCGCGGGAGGAGCTTGTTCGGGACGGTGACGTCGACGGCGAGCCCCGTGCCGGCAAAGGCGCGCACGGCGACCGGGTCGGCGTTGCGGAGCCGAACACGGTTGAAGACGGTGCCACGGGCAAGGAACCGTGCCACGGAGGATGGCGGTGGGAGACGGGTCGCTCGCCGGCCGTAGACCACGCCGATGCTGGCCCCGTCGGCGACCGTGATcgacaggaggaggagcaggattGTTGCAAGCATCGTCGTCACTCCGACAGACTGACTGACCACTggtgttgtttggtgtgtcttgctgctgctccctggCTGCTGTTGCTTCAGCTGTTGTTAGTAAAAGCTTCAGCTAGTAGAGTGTTTCTGGTATGTGATTTGAGATGGCTGTCA contains:
- the LOC100829063 gene encoding glucan endo-1,3-beta-glucosidase, with protein sequence MLATILLLLLSITVADGASIGVVYGRRATRLPPPSSVARFLARGTVFNRVRLRNADPVAVRAFAGTGLAVDVTVPNKLLPRLAASQASARRWVRANVALHVAAGVNVSRILVGHEVASQTDVALALALAPAMENLHAALLGAGAGAGAVEVSTAHSLSVLATSSPPSAGKFSAAAETVMKPVLAFLRATGAPFMVNAYPYYALTGAGDDDGNNNDTRALDFALFRGSSIAAGVMDPGTGLLYTNALDAELDAAHAAMARLGFGDGVDLAVAETGWPSAGEDWEPAAGAGAASLAAEYNRNAVRHLGSGVGTPLMPGRAFEVSICSLFDEDLRPGPVSERRFGLFRADDFSPVYDAGILSAAAAAPEVSVKVTPAPETNTTKGGQRQWCVPKPAADVVALQDNIDFACGQGGGGVGVDCGEIRPGGSCYEPDTVEGHAAYAMNLYFRSSGGHEFDCEFGHTGAITTVDPSFGSCKFT